The segment aaactttccACGGACACAATAACATCCCTAAATGAGGACATTACTTTTGCAAGTTGCAGTATCAAAGtatgacgtgtgtgtgcatgtgtgtgtgtgtgttacctctttggTGATACAGCCATCCTTGTTCAGGTCATAGAGGTTGAATGCCCAGTTTAGCCGGTCATTAACTGTCCCTCTCAAAATGATGGACAGGCCGAATACAAAGTCCTGGatcagagcgagagagagagaacaatggcactgttttggttttactttaattttaacAGAAGGCAACTTCAAATGTCACTGCAGCACATACTTTTAATGCAGCACCGAAAAAAAACCGGACACAAGAGCAAAGCTCACCTCAAAACTAACAGAGCCATTCTTGTTGGTGTCAAAGGCTTCAAACAGGAAATGTGCATACATACTTGAATctgcaaagacaaagagactCACTGTGAATAACTGGGACAGAGATCTTTGAAGAACCAAGTTTAACAGCAAGATAAATGCAGCCTTGATATCCAGATAATTGTGGCTTAATAACGCACCATGGAATGAATAAATTTCCTCTTTTGCGGCGCACTcagcaaaacacatttataacgAGCTAAGTGTGTTTGTTCCAGTGCGGCGACACACGCACTTCTACGGAATCAAATAAAGGAcgatatttatttatgcttttacTGTAAATGAGTGTGCGATGGCAGCCGCAGATTCTGCAGTGACGACTCACCTCCCTGAGGAAAGAACTGGGAGTAAATGTTCTTAAAGTTCTCCTCGTTCACCACGCCACTCGGACActcctgagacacacacacacacacgtgcagatGAGAAAACCCATTACTTCACATAGCACTGATTGCACATATAAGACAACATGGTTACTTAACGTGAGTCATGATTACATGACACGTCTGTCTATTTCATGTCAGCCAGACCTACATTTTTGAACCCCCGGTAAAGGACTTGCAGCTCCTTCTTGTTGAACTTGGTCTGCTCCTGCAGTTTGTCCATGCTCTCTGGGCGAT is part of the Solea senegalensis isolate Sse05_10M linkage group LG15, IFAPA_SoseM_1, whole genome shotgun sequence genome and harbors:
- the LOC122782151 gene encoding Kv channel-interacting protein 2 isoform X6; amino-acid sequence: MARTGTSNDSVEDDFELSTVCHRPESMDKLQEQTKFNKKELQVLYRGFKNECPSGVVNEENFKNIYSQFFPQGDSSMYAHFLFEAFDTNKNGSVSFEDFVFGLSIILRGTVNDRLNWAFNLYDLNKDGCITKEEMLDIMRSIYDMMGKYTYPTMQDDAPRDHVESFFQKMDRNKDGVVTIDEFIESCKKDENIMQSMQLFDNVI
- the LOC122782151 gene encoding Kv channel-interacting protein 2 isoform X5, whose amino-acid sequence is MKAKNRDQSLSDSRELDGSYDQLTDSVEDDFELSTVCHRPESMDKLQEQTKFNKKELQVLYRGFKNECPSGVVNEENFKNIYSQFFPQGDSSMYAHFLFEAFDTNKNGSVSFEDFVFGLSIILRGTVNDRLNWAFNLYDLNKDGCITKEEMLDIMRSIYDMMGKYTYPTMQDDAPRDHVESFFQKMDRNKDGVVTIDEFIESCKKDENIMQSMQLFDNVI